The sequence GGCCCGGCGGACGGTGTCGACCACCGTGTCGGCATCGGCGATGGTGACGGGGCGGATGTCCACCACGGGCTCGCCGAGCAGGACGGCCGAGTTCAGCGGATGCCCGTGGGCCTCGACGAACCCCGGCATGATGCACGCGCGGTGCACGTCCACCGTTGCGGTGGTGGGTCCGATCAACGGGAACACCGCGGCGTCATTTCCGACAGCGGCTATCCGCCCGTCGCGCACAGCAACGGCCTGCGCTCGCGGCCGCGTGTCGTCCATGGTGACCACGTCACCGAACAGCACCAGATCCGCTGCCTTCTCGTCGTTCGTGCCCATCAGTGCACCCTCCCGTCAGACCGGGCGCGGGCGAGTGCCCGCACGCCGGCAGCGAGCGTCGACTGGAACTTCAGATTACAACCCGGGATGCAGGCCATAGGGAGAAATAGGCAGCAAGAAGTTCCTGTCTCGGACAGCGATGACCCGAGCGCTGCCCGATGGGTTTCACGGCGACGGCGCAGCGCGGTACTAGACGGCGCAGCGGAGCACTACCGGAGTCGGGCCCCGGTCGGAGTGGGGCTCGGCCGCACCGTCATGCACTGAGCACTGGTATCGCCGGTCAGTTACCCTCGACGGTGATGTCGGCCTGGTCGACGTTCACTCCCTCGCCGGGGTTCGCCGTACCCTTCACGGAGATCCGGCCTTTATCGACACCCTGCGCGGCGAGCGCGTCGGCGACCGCATTGGCGCGTTGCTCGGCGAGTGCCTCCGCCGCAGCCTCATCCGAGTTGGCGGCGTACGCCGTGATTTCGACCTTGTTGTCGCTGGCTTTCAGCGCGGCGGCCACCGCGTTGATGGTCACGCCGGAGACGGCATTGAGTTCGGCGGACCCCGATTCGAAGCCGATGGGGACCGCCGAGATCGCCGAGTTGATGGCGTTCTGAGTGGCCTCGCGGGCCGTGTTCACCGCCGAGGACGCGGTGGCCTGCACGCTGCTCATCGCCCCTTCCATACGGTCCGACATGGACGCCGACGTCG comes from Rhodococcus oxybenzonivorans and encodes:
- a CDS encoding OmpA family protein, producing MMRKTLVSGIAVAALAVVGAAGCTDDSSDQAPIATTTTSASMSDRMEGAMSSVQATASSAVNTAREATQNAINSAISAVPIGFESGSAELNAVSGVTINAVAAALKASDNKVEITAYAANSDEAAAEALAEQRANAVADALAAQGVDKGRISVKGTANPGEGVNVDQADITVEGN